In Mycoplasmopsis phocirhinis, the DNA window TTTGCTCGTTTCTATTAAATTCATTGTTTTTAGCACACGAAAATACCGCTAAACTTAAGGCAAAATTTAAAGGTGCTACAAATAGTATTTTTTTTAATTTTTTTCTCATATATGCCTCATTTGTATTTTTTATCATAACAAAAAAACAGGAAAACCTGTTAAATTTATTTTTGAATTGCAAATTCTACTAATGTATCAAGTAAAACTCCCATAGGTTTGCCTTTAATGTCAGCTGTACCCGCAATATCACAATGTATATAAGCGACATCATTTGTGAATTGTTTTAAAAACATCGCTGCGGTGTTATGATCAGAAGTTTCAACGATATTATAATTGTTTAAATCTGCGACAATACTTGCAGTATTTGGCTCATGAAAATCATCATGTAAAGGCATTCTTCATACTTTCTCACGTGCTATTTTGGCTGATTTTTCAAATATTTCTCAATTGTTTTCATCTGTTGATCAAATACCTGAATATTCTGATCCTAATGTTCTTGACATTGCCCCTGTTAGAGTTGCGACATCAATTAAAGTAGTTGCTTTTAAAACTGTTGCTGCATAATATAAACCATCAGCTAAAACTAAACGACCTTCAGCGTCTGTGTCTGTAACCTCAACAGAAATTCCTGCCATTGATTCATATACATTTTCTGGTAAAGAAGCATCACCATCTTGACGATTATCAGTTATACACATTACAGCCACTAAATTTTTCTTAATTTTTAATTCGGCGGCAGTTTTAACTGTATAAGCAGCAATTACTGAACCAGACATATCATATTTCATTCCTTCCATATGATAGCCTTTAGTATTCATTCCTCCAGTATCAAAAGTTATACCTTTACCTATATATGCGATTTTTTCGTTTGAATCTGGAGCACCATTATACTCAATCACAACTACACGTGGCGCGTGTGTAGAACCTTTATTAACAGATAAAAGTAACCCCATCCCTAGATCGCTAATTTCGTTTTTTTTCAACACAGTGATTTTTAAATCACTATTTTGTTCAAATTCATCTTTAATAACATCCGCCAACATTTCAGAATTTAAGTAATTTTCAGGCATTACTTGTAAATTTCTGATTGAGTTTTTATTTAATGCGATTATTGCGTATTTTTGAGCAATTTCGGTGTATGAAGCATCTGGCAATAAAAAGGTAAATTGTTTTTTTTGCGGTGCTTCTTTTTTCTTATTAAATAGAATTGCTTCATAAAAAAATATTTTTGAATAAAATGCTTTAATAACTGCATCCATATCTAACTTATCCGAAACAAAAGTTTTAAGATCTATTTGATAATTACGATTGGCATTTATTACAAATTCGTCAATAAAATTTAATAATTGTTCGTAATTTAAGTCATTTTCTACATAAATATATGCTTCTTTGTTGTTAATAAATTCAGTTATTGAACCGTTTTTTGTTGAAATTTGAGGCTTAATCTCGCTTTGATTTGAACCTAAAATTGCTTTTAAAATGAAATTTTCATTTCTAAATGTTGAATAATATTTTTTCATTATTCCTCCTAATGTAAATATTATTATATATGAGTGCCGGATATAAATTAAGTTAAATTCAATTTAATATATTTTTCCTTATTTTTAAATTCAGATTATTTTTTGTATTTTATTTATATGAAAATAAATAACATTTTATTTAAAAATATTGTAATTAATTATTTTAAATTTTTAATTAAAACAACCTCTATTGATGTATTACGTTGGCCAAGTGAATTAAATCAATACCAAATTAGAATAATTATTTATTGATCTACAGAATTCTTTTTTCACAGTTTAGGCTTAAAACGTAAATTTTTTAATTTAGACAAAAATTATGATGTCTATAAATTTTTCTATCAAATTATTCATAATATTATTGATTTTGATTGAATTTATACAAAATTATTAAAGAAACAACGATCAAATTTTTTAAAGAAAATAAAAGCAATATTATTTTTTTTGTCAAAATTAAAAACCAATCAAATATTTAACTGATTTAAATTTAAACCTTTCAAAAACGAAAACGGTACTTATAATCATAGTGAATGTATATTGTTAAGTGATTGAAATGATACTTATCAAATAGTTTTACTTTGCAAAATAGGCAATAAATATCATTTGGACATTAATAAACATCGTTCGATTTATTGAAATGAATTACGCAACTGTATCAATGTTGTTGTGATACCAATTTCACTTAAATTGGTTGCAAAAAATAAAATAAATACAATGAATTTATTCAAAGTTAATTGAAGTTTTCAAAATTTCAAACAAAATAAAAAATGAGCTTTAAATGCTCATTATGATAATTGAGATCAATATTCTACAACTCTAACTAGTTGTGAAACATAAGACATTTCATTGTCATATCAAGCAAATAATTTATAAATTTTTTGGTTATTTGCGTGTTGAACATGAGTTAAAGTGGCGTCGAAAATTGAACCGTAATTAGAACCTATAATATCTGAAGAAACAATTTCATCTGTGTTGTATTTTAATGTTTCATTGGCTGCGTTTTTAAATGTTTCGTTTAATTGTTCAATTGTAGGCGATTTTTCCAATTGTACAGATAAATCGATAATTGAACCTGTGATTGTTGGTACTCGTAAGGCTATTCCGTTTAAAACTCCTGCTGCCTGTGGTATTACTAAACCAATAGCTTTCGCTGCACCTGTTGAAGTTGGAACTGTGTTATAACTTGCGGCTCTTGCTCTTCTTAAATTTCCTTTGCGGTGAGCTCCGTCTTGAAGCATTTGGTCAGCTGTGAATGAGTGTATTGTGGTCATATAACCATTCACTAAACCAAAATTATCTACTAATACCTTAACTACAGGGGCTAATCCATTTGTGGTACATGAAGCTGCAGAAATAATTTCATCATTATTTGTTAGTGTATGGTGATTTACATTGTAAACAATGGTTTTAACATCATTTCCACCTGGAGCTGAAATTATTACTTTTTTAGCCCCGGCAATAATGTGTTTTTGAGCTAAAGGTTTTTTGGCAAAAAAACCAGTAGATTCAATTACGATATCTATTCCTAACTCTTTTCAAGGCAGATTTTCAGGGTCTTTTTCGGCAAAAACTTTGATTTCTTTACCATTTAATATAATTGAATTTTGTTTTACTTCAAGTTCGTGTTGTAAAGAACCAAAAGCAGTATCATATTTTAATAAATGAGCTAACATTGCAGGATCGCTTAAATCATTAATTGCGACAACTTCGATATTATTTGATTTTAATTCAAGGATTCGACGTAAAGTTAAACGACCAATACGACCAAAACCATTAATTGCTATTTTTTTCATTTTATCTCCTAATTTATTTATATTTATTTTACATTTTGTAAAGTTCATTTTAGTTTTGATCAACTTAAATATGGAATAAAATTAAGAATTATTTCCATAAATAACGCTTTTTTTGGTCATCTTTTTTATTAATTGAAATTTGTAAAATAAAAATCCCTAAAAGGGGATTATAATTAAGTGATTTTAGCAAAATGTATATTTTCTTTAATTGCATCGATTAATAATTTTGCTTTAGGCATATCAATAACATTTGGAATACCAATTCTTACTTGTGTTTGTTGACGACCGTTACGTCCTACTTCAAAATAAATATTAGATTTATATTCAATTGTGTTTCTTAATATTTCAGCATTATAGTTTTTTGGTGTGTTCATCACTAATAATCCATGAGTTATATTTTCACCTTTAACTACATCACTAAAACCAAGTTTAATTAATTCATCACGAATATAATTGTAAATTAATTTTTTTTCTTTTCTAATTGCATCTATTGTTTGATTTTTAATAACTCTAATTGCTGCATTCATCGCAACTAAAATAGCACTTGCGGGTGTATATGGAGTTGATTTTTGTTCATAGTAATATTTAACATAGGCTGGAATATCAAAATAGAATTTAAAGTTAGTATTTTGTTTAGCACTTTCAATAGCTCTTTGCGATAGCACGATACAACTTAAGCCAGGCATTAAACAAAATGCTTTTCCACTTGTGGCTATAACTGCATCTAAACCTCATTCGTCAAATTTAACATCATCATGAATAAATGATGAAACAGTATCGACAATAAATAAAGATTCACTTGCGTATTTTTTAACAATTTTTGATAATTTTTCAATATCGTGCAGTACACCTGTTGAAGTTTCGTGGTGTGTGACAAAGATTGATTTAAATTTATTATTTTTTAGAGTTGTTTGAATTTGATCAAAATCAAATGTTTTGCCATCAGCAAAACTAATTGTGGTTAATGTCTCATTAAGACCTAATCTTTGTAAAAGAATTTTAAATCTTTTGCCAAAATCACCTGCTTCGATCAAAAGGACATTTTCGCCTTTTTGGGCTAAATTAACAACAATTGCTTCCATTGCGCCTGTGGCTGATGAAGTTATAAATAAAGGTAGAGCACTTTGTGTTTTAAATAGTTCGCGAATTAATTTAGTTGTATCTTCTAAATAATATTTAAATAATTGTGAGCGATGGTGTAAAACACACTGGCTCAATATATCATTAACTTCGTTGTAATTATTAATTGGACCGGGCGTAAATAATAAAGTTGTGGCATGGTTGCGATATCTTGAATCTAAATTTTGTAAATCTTCAAAAGTATCTAATTCACGAATTTCGATGTTATTAATTTCAAAATGTTTGAATTTTGTATTGAGTGTTCATAAAAAAGATTCAAAATAGTTATTAGGATAATTTTTATAATATTCGGCAAGATTTTGTCGCATTTGTTCAGCAGTTGTAGCATCAATAAACAATAAACCAGATCATATATTTTTCATAAATGAATCTTTAACTAAATGGTGAGAAATGATATTTTGGTTAGCATCAATTTTATACATTCACTCAGGTTTATGTTCATGTCCTTTGATACTGAATGCTATTGAACAGTTCGTGTTATTAATTTGTGGCACTAGCTTGCTAAAAATATTTTCATTAAAATATAAATCACCTTCAACATATAATGTGTCATTAAAACTATCACGAGCGTATCATAAACTACTAATATTGTTAGCTATATCAAAATCAGGGTTTTCAATTAATCTAACATCATATTTTTCAACTAAATAAGTAAATTGCTCTTTAAAATAACCAACCACAATTGAAATATTTTTGATTCCAACTTGCTGCAAAAATTTAATATTTCGCTCAATTATTGGCTCGCCATGAACTTGAACTAATGGTTTAGGTAAATATTGAGTTAGTGGTGCCATTCTTGTACCTTTACCAGCCGCAAAAATAACAACATTTTTTATTTTTTTCATATTATTCCTTTTTGTACAAAAATATTTTTGTAAAAAATCAACTACCAGTTGATTTTAATTATTTTTAGTTTTGAAAATTTCAGCTTGCTTTAAAACATATTCATTTCATAATTCGTTATTAACAGGATCATCAATTTCACTAATTGGAGAAGCTGCTCGTCAAGCGATAATTTTTTTTCCTTCTTGGTCGCGAATGGATATTCCTGTGAATATTAAATCAGCTGTAGTATTTTTGCCGCTAATATCTAATATTGCTTTTAAAGCCCCAGTATTCATATCTACAGTTGCTCATTTTTCGAATCATAGACCTTTTTCATTTCCTTCATCATTTGCGTGATTTGTTGTTAATTCTTCGGAAGGAATTTGATTATTTAATATTGTTACAAAATTACCAGGTTTTAAAGAGGTATTTAAATTAATCGGGTTATTAAAATTGGTAGTATGAATACGATCTGTATATTCAATAATTTTATTTTTGTTTACTACGTTTTCAATTCACTTATCTATAACTGAAAAATTAGGGTGTCCTTTATAATAAATATTATATTGATCTTGATATTTATTAATTACATGAGCTAAAAGATCTTTTTCAATTTTGACATCACCGCCAGAACCTAAAAAAATTATTTTAGGTTTATTAGCATAAAGTTGTTGGCTTTGTTTTACTTTATCGCGTTCAACACGTCAATCTTGTCTAGAAATTTTATAATAATCTTTACTAAACGGAATACGTTTTTTATTAATATCACGGGCTTGGAAAAATGTGTTTTTAATTCTTCAATCTTTATCTACTGAATATGGGTATACTCTTTTTAATTGTTTATTTTTAAATTTATCAACTCCATCATGGTCTTCAAAGAAAAAATAAACATTGTCTAATACAGTTGAAAGTGGAATTCAACCTGTGGGACCACTTTCAATATCTTCAATGCTAATTTGCTGATTTTTACGATTAAAATCATCAATATCATTGATAAATCTAGTTTCGTATGAAGAAATTATTGAACTAGCTTCGTTTAAACACAAAAATTTAACATTTTTAAAAGCAGCTAATTCTAAATATTGTCGAATATAATTTAATTCAGCACTAGAAACTCATAAGTTAATTTTTTTATCAGGGTTTGCAACAATAACATCTCGTAATGACTTAATTAAAAAATCTTTATTAGTTCAAAACCGGTTAAAATTATACACGCGAGATTTTTTGTCTTTATCTAAATTGATTGCACGCATATTGTGCAATCAATTTTCAAATTTCTCTTTATCTACTGACATTCGACTGTCGCCATAAACAAACTGGGTGAAATGAACTTCACCTTTTGCCATCATTGCTAGTCTTAATTGATCTCAAAAAGGTTGAATGCTTGTTGAAATTCCAAACATATTTATATCTGCTTGGTCTAATAGATCACTGACATTATAATGTTCATTAATCAAATTATCATCATTGATTTTTAATAATGTGTCAACATTATTTTGTTTTAACGTAATTGGTTTGAATTCGTAATTAATTGTTTTTGTTTGTTTATTTAAATCAAAATTATTTTGATTGTAATTAGACACATGAACTTTATAAATTTTATACCCCGCTAAAGAAACTGTAGCCGTTACTAATGTTCCTGTTACCAGAGTATATGACAAGATATTACGTATTTTCATTTTTCCTCACTTTGTTTGCTTTAATATATTAATTTTAATATAAATTATTGTTAAAATAATAAATTTTAACTTTGCTTATTTAATTTGAGTGAATTTAATGAAAAAAAGTGTCAAAAGACACTTTATTATTTTATTCCTTCTCATTTTCAGTTTTTGACTTCGTCAATATCAGTACCAGTCTCTCTGATGTAATTTTTATGATATTCAAGTTTTTCGCTCATTAGATCTATAAATGATTGTGCTTGCTCACCATAAACTGCTTTAGCAGCTGTTATTGACATATGAAATCTATCCATGTGCGATAATTGACGAATATCAAATGAAGTTGTTATATCTCCGTGTTCACGGTAGCCGTGAGGGTGTAAATTTCTATTTTGTCTTGTGAAGAAAATATCTCTTAAAAGACTTTCATAACCATGGAAGGCAAATAAAATTGGTTTATCAACGCTAAATACTGCGTTAAATTCTTCATCACTTAAACCTCGTGGGTCGATTGAAGGATGTCTTAATTTTAAAATATCAACCACATTAATAAATCTAATTTTTAAAGATGGGAAATGTTTAATTAAAATTGAAATAGCTGCTAAAGATTCGATTGTTGATTCAGTTCCAGAAGCTGCCACTACTAAATCTGGTGTTTGATTAAGAGATACATTTGAAGCTCAATCAATAACTTTATAACCTTTTTGAACTAATTCTTCAGCTTCTTCAATACTAAAAAATTGTTCTCTTGGTTGTTTAGAAGCAACGATTAAATTAATCACATTTTTTTCGCTAAAAGCTTTTGCTGATACAGCCAATAATGTATTGGTATCAGCAGGTAAATATTCTCTGACCACATCAGCATTTTTATCAGCTAAATGTCCTAACATACCCGGATCTTGATGAGTATAACCGTTATGGTCTTGTTGGAATGCGTTTGATGTAGCAATTAAATTTAATGAAGGAATTTGTTTTCTTCAAAATAAAGGTTTACATTTATTAATTCATTTTAAATGTTGTGTAACCATTGAATCTACTACTCTTAAAAATGCTTCATATGAAGCAAATACTCCATGACGTCCGGTAAGTACATAACCTTCTAAAAATCCCTCAGCTTGGTGTTCGGATAATTGTGAATCAATAATTCGACCAGCAGGTGCTAAATATTCGTCTAAATCAGTGTTTATTGTGTCTAATCATTGACGATTAGTTGTTTTTAAAACATCAAAAAGGCGGTTTGATTTTGTTTCATCAGGTCCAAAGATTCTA includes these proteins:
- a CDS encoding aminotransferase class V-fold PLP-dependent enzyme, which translates into the protein MKKIKNVVIFAAGKGTRMAPLTQYLPKPLVQVHGEPIIERNIKFLQQVGIKNISIVVGYFKEQFTYLVEKYDVRLIENPDFDIANNISSLWYARDSFNDTLYVEGDLYFNENIFSKLVPQINNTNCSIAFSIKGHEHKPEWMYKIDANQNIISHHLVKDSFMKNIWSGLLFIDATTAEQMRQNLAEYYKNYPNNYFESFLWTLNTKFKHFEINNIEIRELDTFEDLQNLDSRYRNHATTLLFTPGPINNYNEVNDILSQCVLHHRSQLFKYYLEDTTKLIRELFKTQSALPLFITSSATGAMEAIVVNLAQKGENVLLIEAGDFGKRFKILLQRLGLNETLTTISFADGKTFDFDQIQTTLKNNKFKSIFVTHHETSTGVLHDIEKLSKIVKKYASESLFIVDTVSSFIHDDVKFDEWGLDAVIATSGKAFCLMPGLSCIVLSQRAIESAKQNTNFKFYFDIPAYVKYYYEQKSTPYTPASAILVAMNAAIRVIKNQTIDAIRKEKKLIYNYIRDELIKLGFSDVVKGENITHGLLVMNTPKNYNAEILRNTIEYKSNIYFEVGRNGRQQTQVRIGIPNVIDMPKAKLLIDAIKENIHFAKIT
- the gap gene encoding type I glyceraldehyde-3-phosphate dehydrogenase, which codes for MKKIAINGFGRIGRLTLRRILELKSNNIEVVAINDLSDPAMLAHLLKYDTAFGSLQHELEVKQNSIILNGKEIKVFAEKDPENLPWKELGIDIVIESTGFFAKKPLAQKHIIAGAKKVIISAPGGNDVKTIVYNVNHHTLTNNDEIISAASCTTNGLAPVVKVLVDNFGLVNGYMTTIHSFTADQMLQDGAHRKGNLRRARAASYNTVPTSTGAAKAIGLVIPQAAGVLNGIALRVPTITGSIIDLSVQLEKSPTIEQLNETFKNAANETLKYNTDEIVSSDIIGSNYGSIFDATLTHVQHANNQKIYKLFAWYDNEMSYVSQLVRVVEYWSQLS
- a CDS encoding M17 family metallopeptidase, whose amino-acid sequence is MKKYYSTFRNENFILKAILGSNQSEIKPQISTKNGSITEFINNKEAYIYVENDLNYEQLLNFIDEFVINANRNYQIDLKTFVSDKLDMDAVIKAFYSKIFFYEAILFNKKKEAPQKKQFTFLLPDASYTEIAQKYAIIALNKNSIRNLQVMPENYLNSEMLADVIKDEFEQNSDLKITVLKKNEISDLGMGLLLSVNKGSTHAPRVVVIEYNGAPDSNEKIAYIGKGITFDTGGMNTKGYHMEGMKYDMSGSVIAAYTVKTAAELKIKKNLVAVMCITDNRQDGDASLPENVYESMAGISVEVTDTDAEGRLVLADGLYYAATVLKATTLIDVATLTGAMSRTLGSEYSGIWSTDENNWEIFEKSAKIAREKVWRMPLHDDFHEPNTASIVADLNNYNIVETSDHNTAAMFLKQFTNDVAYIHCDIAGTADIKGKPMGVLLDTLVEFAIQK